Proteins encoded together in one Mycobacterium sp. MS1601 window:
- the cysD gene encoding sulfate adenylyltransferase subunit CysD: MSSPSVVNEPQAGQYELSHLRSLEAEAIHIIREVAAEFERPVLLFSGGKDSIVMLHLAVKAFKPGRLPFPVMHVDTGHNFDEVIATRDALVAQHGVRLVVASVEDDIEAGRVVDNGPSRNPLQTVTLLRGIRENKFDAAFGGARRDEEKARAKERVYSFRDEFGQWDPKNQRPELWNLYNGRHRKGEHIRVFPLSNWTEYDIWAYIGAEEITLPSIYYAHTRPVFQRDGMLLAVHEYMQPRDDEPVFETSVRFRTVGDVTCTGCVESTAQTVQQVIDETAVSRLTERGATRADDRISEAGMEDRKREGYF; the protein is encoded by the coding sequence ATGAGCTCTCCCTCTGTGGTCAACGAGCCACAAGCAGGCCAGTACGAGCTGAGCCACCTGCGCTCGCTCGAGGCCGAAGCCATCCACATCATCCGCGAGGTGGCCGCCGAGTTCGAGCGGCCGGTGCTGCTGTTCTCCGGCGGCAAGGACTCGATTGTGATGCTGCACCTGGCGGTCAAGGCGTTCAAGCCGGGCCGGTTGCCGTTCCCGGTGATGCACGTCGACACCGGCCACAACTTCGACGAGGTGATCGCCACCCGCGACGCCTTGGTGGCCCAGCACGGGGTCCGCCTCGTGGTCGCCAGCGTCGAAGATGACATCGAAGCCGGTCGTGTCGTGGACAACGGCCCGTCGCGAAACCCGCTGCAGACCGTCACCCTGCTGCGCGGCATCCGGGAGAACAAGTTCGACGCAGCTTTCGGTGGCGCCCGTCGTGACGAGGAGAAGGCGCGCGCCAAGGAGCGGGTGTACAGCTTCCGCGACGAGTTCGGCCAGTGGGACCCGAAGAACCAGCGGCCCGAACTGTGGAACCTCTACAACGGCCGTCACCGCAAAGGTGAGCACATCCGGGTGTTCCCGCTGTCCAACTGGACCGAGTACGACATCTGGGCCTACATCGGGGCCGAGGAGATCACGCTGCCGTCGATCTACTACGCGCATACCCGGCCGGTGTTCCAGCGCGACGGGATGTTGCTGGCCGTACACGAATACATGCAGCCGCGCGACGACGAACCGGTGTTCGAGACCAGCGTCCGGTTCCGCACCGTCGGCGACGTCACCTGCACCGGCTGCGTGGAATCCACGGCACAGACCGTCCAGCAGGTGATCGACGAGACCGCGGTATCGCGGCTGACCGAGCGTGGCGCCACGCGCGCTGACGACCGGATTTCCGAAGCCGGCATGGAAGACCGCAAGCGGGAGGGCTACTTCTGA
- a CDS encoding GIY-YIG nuclease family protein, with protein MADSISAKKTADTVAKFVDAAMYTRDQLFADKCPMPEQAGACGWWFREIPGDIDVSGCRQRDGWTLLYVGISPGPPRTDGKPQAVQDIRKRTRYHFGAGGASADGSPLRKSLGVLLGYELRRVGSGKKQTFAGDESTLTQWMAENAAVSWVLHPEPWYLEAKLFGALDLPLNFQGNERNAFAAELARLRRQAAVKAGKMRILAEWS; from the coding sequence ATGGCCGACTCGATCTCCGCGAAGAAGACGGCCGACACCGTCGCGAAGTTCGTCGATGCCGCGATGTACACGCGCGACCAGCTGTTCGCCGACAAGTGCCCCATGCCCGAGCAGGCCGGAGCGTGCGGTTGGTGGTTCCGCGAGATTCCCGGGGACATCGATGTCAGCGGCTGCCGCCAACGTGACGGCTGGACCTTGCTCTACGTCGGGATCAGCCCCGGCCCGCCGCGCACAGACGGCAAACCACAGGCCGTTCAGGACATCCGCAAACGCACCCGCTACCACTTCGGTGCGGGCGGAGCGAGCGCGGACGGTTCGCCGCTGCGCAAGTCGCTCGGTGTGCTGCTCGGCTACGAACTTCGCCGGGTGGGCTCGGGCAAAAAGCAGACCTTCGCCGGCGACGAGTCCACCTTGACGCAGTGGATGGCTGAGAACGCCGCAGTGTCCTGGGTGTTGCACCCCGAGCCGTGGTACCTGGAAGCCAAGCTGTTCGGCGCGCTGGATCTGCCACTGAACTTCCAGGGCAACGAGCGCAATGCGTTCGCCGCTGAACTCGCCAGGTTGCGGCGGCAAGCCGCGGTCAAGGCGGGAAAGATGCGCATCCTGGCCGAGTGGAGCTAG
- a CDS encoding 3'(2'),5'-bisphosphate nucleotidase CysQ: MSDHELAARLATEAGELLLKVRDEFADAESKERKDAGDSRSHDFLMAALAQARPDDVVLSEEGADNPARLSAERVWIVDPLDGTREFSELGREDWAVHVALWQSGELVAGAVALPAQGQTLATPDVPTPAAQDGPPRVIVSRTRPPAVALAVRDSLDGVLVEMGSAGAKVSAVVQGRADVYVHAGGQYEWDSAAPVAVARAAGLFTSRIDGSPLVYNQKDLSLPDLIVCRPELADAVLAVTRS, from the coding sequence ATGAGCGATCACGAGTTGGCGGCGCGGCTGGCCACCGAGGCGGGCGAACTGCTGTTGAAGGTTCGCGACGAGTTCGCTGACGCCGAGTCCAAGGAGCGAAAGGACGCGGGTGACAGCCGGTCTCATGACTTCCTGATGGCTGCACTTGCGCAGGCGCGTCCAGACGACGTGGTGTTGTCCGAGGAAGGCGCCGACAATCCGGCGCGTCTGAGCGCCGAGCGGGTATGGATTGTCGACCCGCTGGACGGCACCCGCGAGTTCTCCGAACTGGGCCGCGAGGACTGGGCGGTGCACGTCGCGCTGTGGCAGTCCGGTGAGCTGGTCGCCGGCGCGGTTGCACTGCCCGCTCAAGGGCAGACGCTGGCGACCCCCGACGTGCCCACACCCGCGGCCCAGGACGGCCCGCCCCGTGTCATCGTCTCCCGAACCCGCCCACCCGCCGTGGCACTGGCGGTGCGCGACTCCCTCGACGGCGTGCTGGTGGAGATGGGAAGCGCAGGGGCCAAGGTGTCTGCCGTGGTGCAGGGTCGCGCCGACGTTTATGTGCACGCCGGCGGCCAGTACGAATGGGACTCGGCCGCACCGGTTGCCGTGGCCCGCGCGGCCGGGCTGTTCACCTCACGCATCGACGGCTCACCGCTGGTCTACAACCAGAAGGACCTCTCGCTGCCGGATCTCATCGTGTGCCGCCCGGAACTCGCCGACGCCGTGCTGGCGGTTACCCGGTCCTAG
- the cysN gene encoding sulfate adenylyltransferase subunit CysN, which translates to MQTLLRLATAGSVDDGKSTLIGRLLFDSKAVMEDQLAAVERTSKERGHDYTDLALVTDGLRSEREQGITIDVAYRYFATPKRKFIIADTPGHIQYTRNMVTGTSTAQLAIVLVDARHGLLEQSRRHAFLASLLGIRHIVLAVNKMDLIDWDRQKFEDIRDEFHAFAARLDVHDVTTIPMSALQGDNVVTKSANTPWYEGPALLSHLEEVYIAGDRNLVDVRFPVQYVIRPQTREHADHRSYAGTVASGVMRPGDEVVVLPAGKSSRITAIDGPTGPVDEAFPPMAVSISLADDIDISRGDLIARTANQPHATQDFDATVAWMADNSALETGRDYIIKHTTRTTRARVTALDYRLDVNTLHRDKSATALKLNELGRVTLRTQQPLLLDEYSRNAATGSFILIDPDTNSTVGAGMVRDTTPVANRSATPNTVRHESLVRAKDRLSRGRTVWFTGLSGSGKSSVAVLVEQKMLERGCPAYVLDGDNLRHGLNADLGFSMADRAENLRRLAHIATLMADSGLTVLVPAISPLEEHRELARKVHADQGYEFFEVFCDTPLADCERRDPKGLYAKARAGEITHFTGIDSPYQRPKHPDLRLTPDHTPDELAQQVIDLLSDQA; encoded by the coding sequence ATGCAAACGTTGTTACGCCTGGCGACAGCCGGCTCCGTCGACGACGGCAAATCCACCCTGATCGGGCGGCTGTTGTTCGACTCCAAGGCCGTGATGGAAGACCAGCTGGCCGCGGTGGAGCGCACCTCCAAGGAGCGCGGCCACGACTACACCGACCTGGCGCTGGTCACCGACGGCCTGCGCTCGGAGCGTGAACAGGGCATCACCATCGACGTGGCCTACCGCTACTTCGCCACGCCCAAGCGGAAATTCATCATCGCCGACACCCCGGGTCACATCCAGTACACGCGCAACATGGTGACCGGCACGTCCACCGCGCAATTGGCGATCGTGTTGGTCGACGCCCGACACGGATTGCTCGAACAGTCACGCCGCCACGCCTTCCTGGCGTCGCTGCTGGGCATCCGGCATATCGTGCTGGCCGTCAACAAGATGGACCTGATCGACTGGGACCGCCAGAAGTTCGAGGACATCCGCGACGAATTCCATGCTTTCGCAGCGCGTTTGGATGTTCACGACGTCACCACCATCCCGATGTCTGCCCTACAGGGCGACAACGTGGTGACCAAGAGCGCCAACACCCCCTGGTACGAGGGTCCCGCGCTGCTCAGTCACCTCGAAGAGGTCTACATCGCCGGTGACCGCAACCTGGTGGACGTCCGCTTCCCGGTGCAGTACGTGATCCGGCCGCAAACCCGCGAGCACGCCGATCACCGTAGCTATGCCGGCACCGTCGCCAGCGGCGTCATGCGCCCCGGTGACGAAGTGGTGGTGCTGCCCGCCGGAAAGTCCAGTCGTATCACCGCGATCGACGGACCCACCGGTCCCGTCGACGAGGCATTCCCACCCATGGCGGTGTCGATCAGCCTGGCCGACGACATCGACATCTCCCGCGGCGACCTGATCGCCCGCACTGCCAACCAGCCCCATGCCACCCAGGATTTCGACGCCACGGTGGCGTGGATGGCCGACAACTCCGCGTTGGAAACCGGCCGCGACTACATCATCAAGCACACCACCAGGACCACCCGAGCCAGAGTGACCGCGCTGGACTACCGCCTGGATGTCAACACCCTGCATCGCGACAAGAGCGCGACGGCGTTGAAGCTCAACGAACTGGGGCGTGTCACGCTGCGCACCCAGCAGCCGCTGTTGCTCGACGAGTACTCGCGCAACGCCGCCACCGGGTCGTTCATCCTGATCGATCCCGACACCAACAGCACTGTCGGGGCGGGCATGGTCCGAGACACCACTCCGGTGGCCAACCGGAGTGCCACACCCAACACGGTGCGACACGAGTCGCTGGTGCGTGCCAAAGACCGACTGTCCCGGGGCCGCACGGTGTGGTTCACCGGACTATCCGGCTCCGGTAAGAGCTCGGTGGCAGTGCTGGTGGAGCAGAAGATGCTCGAAAGAGGCTGCCCGGCTTACGTTCTGGACGGTGACAATCTGCGACACGGCCTCAATGCCGATCTGGGGTTCTCGATGGCCGATCGGGCTGAGAACCTCCGTAGGCTCGCCCACATCGCCACTTTGATGGCCGATTCCGGTCTGACGGTGCTGGTGCCTGCCATCAGCCCGTTGGAAGAGCACCGGGAGTTGGCCCGAAAGGTGCACGCGGATCAGGGTTACGAGTTCTTCGAGGTGTTCTGCGACACCCCGCTGGCAGACTGCGAGCGCCGCGATCCCAAGGGGCTCTACGCCAAGGCCAGGGCGGGGGAGATCACCCACTTCACCGGAATCGACAGCCCCTACCAGCGGCCCAAGCACCCCGATCTGCGGCTGACCCCGGATCACACCCCCGACGAGCTGGCGCAACAGGTGATCGACCTGTTGAGTGATCAGGCATGA
- a CDS encoding ABC transporter ATP-binding protein has product MNSLLEVTDLAVTFPTEGAPVTAVRGIGLRVDPGEVVAVVGESGSGKSATAMAVIGLLPEYAEVSGSVRLHGTELLGLDDTAMSRIRGKSIGTVFQDPMSALTPVYTVGDQIAEAITVHQKQPDKGAARKRAVELLELVGINQPQQRAKAFPHELSGGERQRVVIAIAIANDPDLLICDEPTTALDVTVQAQILDVLKTARDVTGAGVLIITHDLGVVSEFADRSVVMYAGRAVESSPVDALYRDRRMPYTIGLLGSVPRLDAPQGTRLVPIPGAPPSLVDLDPGCPFAPRCPLVIDDCLTSEPRLIQVGEHHHAACIRTADTENRSAADLFHVATTPQVAPQADGDVVVEVANLSRTYTLTKGTVFRRTIGEVKAVDDISFRLRAGQTLGIVGESGSGKSTTLHEILELTAPQSGSITVLGTDVSTLNAASRRTMRSDLQVVFQDPTASLDPRLPVFEVLSEPLQANGFTKDAITTRVAELLETVGMRRNDASRYPSEFSGGQKQRIGIARALALQPRILALDEPVSALDVSIQAGILNLLLDLQQRFGLSYLFVSHDLSVVKHLAHQVAVMYRGAIVEQGAADTVFANPQHEYTRKLLAAVPQVSG; this is encoded by the coding sequence GTGAACTCACTGCTGGAGGTCACGGATCTGGCGGTGACGTTCCCCACCGAGGGTGCCCCGGTCACGGCGGTGCGCGGAATCGGCCTGCGGGTCGATCCCGGCGAAGTGGTGGCGGTGGTCGGCGAATCAGGTTCGGGCAAGTCCGCCACTGCCATGGCCGTCATCGGTCTGCTGCCCGAGTACGCCGAGGTGAGTGGATCCGTGCGACTGCACGGCACAGAGCTGTTGGGCCTCGACGACACCGCGATGTCGCGCATCCGCGGCAAATCCATCGGCACCGTGTTCCAAGATCCGATGTCCGCGCTGACGCCGGTGTACACCGTGGGTGACCAGATCGCCGAAGCCATCACGGTGCACCAGAAACAGCCCGACAAAGGTGCGGCCCGTAAGCGCGCCGTCGAACTGCTCGAGCTCGTCGGCATCAATCAACCGCAGCAGCGCGCCAAGGCTTTTCCGCACGAATTGTCCGGAGGCGAGCGCCAGCGAGTGGTGATCGCCATCGCGATCGCCAATGACCCCGATCTGCTGATCTGCGACGAACCCACCACCGCGCTGGATGTGACCGTCCAGGCCCAGATTCTCGATGTGCTCAAAACGGCCCGCGACGTCACCGGGGCCGGGGTGCTGATCATCACCCACGATCTGGGGGTGGTGTCCGAGTTCGCCGACCGGTCGGTGGTGATGTACGCGGGCCGGGCGGTCGAGTCCTCCCCGGTGGACGCCCTGTACCGCGACCGCCGGATGCCGTACACCATCGGGCTTCTGGGCTCGGTGCCGCGCCTGGACGCACCGCAGGGGACCCGTCTGGTGCCGATTCCGGGCGCCCCGCCCTCGCTGGTGGACCTGGATCCCGGCTGCCCGTTCGCTCCGCGCTGCCCGCTGGTGATCGACGACTGCTTGACATCCGAACCCCGGCTGATCCAGGTCGGCGAACACCACCACGCCGCCTGCATCCGCACCGCTGACACCGAAAACCGCAGCGCCGCAGACCTCTTCCACGTAGCCACCACACCACAGGTCGCACCCCAAGCCGACGGCGACGTGGTGGTGGAGGTGGCGAACCTGTCGCGGACCTACACCCTGACCAAGGGCACGGTGTTCCGTCGCACCATCGGCGAGGTGAAAGCAGTCGACGACATCAGCTTCCGGCTGCGGGCCGGCCAGACTCTGGGCATCGTCGGCGAATCCGGCTCCGGCAAGTCGACCACCCTGCATGAGATCCTGGAACTGACTGCCCCGCAGTCGGGTTCGATCACCGTTCTGGGAACCGATGTCTCCACCCTGAACGCGGCGTCACGACGCACCATGCGCAGCGATCTGCAGGTGGTGTTCCAGGACCCGACGGCGTCCCTGGATCCACGCCTGCCGGTGTTCGAAGTACTGTCAGAACCGCTGCAGGCCAACGGTTTCACCAAGGACGCTATCACCACGCGGGTCGCCGAGCTACTGGAGACCGTGGGGATGCGCCGCAACGACGCCTCCCGCTACCCGAGCGAGTTCTCCGGCGGGCAGAAGCAGCGCATCGGGATCGCCAGGGCACTGGCTCTGCAGCCGAGGATCCTGGCGCTCGACGAGCCGGTATCCGCGCTGGACGTGTCCATCCAGGCCGGGATCTTGAATCTGCTGCTGGACTTGCAGCAGCGGTTCGGACTGTCGTACCTGTTCGTGTCTCACGACCTGTCGGTGGTCAAGCACCTGGCCCATCAGGTGGCAGTGATGTACCGGGGTGCCATCGTCGAGCAGGGTGCCGCCGACACGGTGTTCGCCAACCCGCAACACGAGTACACCCGAAAGCTACTGGCCGCTGTCCCGCAGGTGTCCGGATAG
- a CDS encoding ABC transporter permease: MTTDSASARSGLHSESFTSRRQLVTRRFLRNRPAVVSVVLIVLLFVGCYALPPLLPWSYTDLDYYALQAPPSPQHWFGTNALGQDILALTLRGMQKSLLIGLCVALISTVIAAAVGAIAGYFGGWRDRTLMWLVDLLLVVPSFLLIAILTPRIRDGGGSLVLLIVLLGGFSWMISSRMVRGMTMSLRDREFVRAARYMGVSNWRIIVRHILPNVASILIIDTALNVGVAILAETGLSFLGFGVQPPDVSLGTLIADGTKSVLTFPWVFLFPAGVLVLIVMCANLIGDGLRDAVDPGSGNLRRRKR; the protein is encoded by the coding sequence ATGACAACTGACTCCGCCTCGGCGCGTTCCGGGCTGCACAGCGAGAGTTTCACCTCTCGGCGCCAACTCGTGACTCGACGCTTCCTGCGCAACCGGCCCGCGGTGGTGTCGGTGGTGCTCATCGTGCTGCTCTTCGTCGGCTGCTACGCGCTGCCGCCGCTGCTGCCGTGGTCCTACACGGATCTGGACTACTACGCCCTGCAGGCTCCGCCCAGCCCGCAGCACTGGTTCGGCACCAACGCACTGGGTCAGGACATTCTGGCGCTGACGTTGCGCGGGATGCAGAAGTCGCTGCTGATCGGCCTGTGCGTCGCGTTGATCTCGACGGTGATCGCCGCGGCCGTCGGCGCCATCGCCGGCTACTTCGGCGGCTGGCGCGACCGCACCCTGATGTGGCTGGTGGACCTACTGCTGGTGGTGCCCAGCTTCCTGCTGATCGCCATCCTGACCCCGCGGATCCGCGACGGAGGAGGAAGCCTCGTCCTGCTGATCGTGTTGCTCGGCGGGTTCAGCTGGATGATCAGCTCGCGGATGGTACGTGGGATGACGATGAGCCTGCGAGACCGCGAATTCGTCCGGGCCGCACGGTACATGGGGGTGTCGAACTGGCGGATCATCGTGCGGCACATCCTGCCGAATGTCGCCTCCATCCTGATCATCGACACCGCACTCAACGTCGGCGTCGCCATCCTCGCCGAAACCGGGCTCAGCTTCCTGGGATTCGGTGTCCAGCCACCTGACGTCTCACTGGGTACCCTGATCGCCGACGGCACCAAGTCGGTGCTCACCTTCCCGTGGGTGTTCCTGTTCCCGGCCGGCGTTCTGGTGCTGATCGTGATGTGCGCCAACCTGATCGGTGACGGTCTGCGCGACGCGGTGGATCCCGGCTCGGGCAATCTCAGAAGGCGTAAAAGGTGA
- a CDS encoding beta-class carbonic anhydrase, producing the protein MSVTDEYLANNAEYAKTFAGPLPLPPSRHVAVVACMDARLDVYRILGLSDGEAHVIRNAGGVVTDDEIRSLAISQRLLGTREIILIHHTDCGMLTFTDDEFKRAIQDETGLKPEWAAEAFGDVEEDVRQSLRRIEASPFVTKHESLRGFVFDVATGELAEVSL; encoded by the coding sequence ATGTCCGTCACCGACGAGTACCTCGCCAACAACGCCGAATACGCCAAGACCTTCGCGGGGCCGCTGCCGTTGCCGCCGAGCAGGCACGTCGCCGTCGTCGCCTGCATGGATGCCCGGCTGGACGTCTATCGGATCCTGGGACTGAGCGACGGCGAGGCCCACGTGATCCGCAACGCCGGGGGAGTGGTGACCGATGACGAAATCCGGTCGCTGGCGATCAGTCAGCGTCTCCTGGGCACCCGCGAGATCATCTTGATCCATCACACCGACTGCGGCATGCTCACTTTCACCGACGACGAGTTCAAACGGGCCATCCAGGACGAGACCGGGCTCAAACCCGAGTGGGCAGCCGAGGCTTTCGGAGATGTCGAGGAAGACGTGCGCCAGTCGCTACGGCGTATCGAGGCCAGTCCGTTCGTCACCAAGCACGAGTCGTTACGCGGGTTCGTCTTCGACGTGGCGACGGGCGAGCTGGCGGAGGTCAGCCTCTAG
- a CDS encoding ABC transporter family substrate-binding protein produces MTLRRCAAALFAATLLVAGCSSEPQQPPSAGGDAEVGTTADINPQDVANLQQGGNLRLALAAMPNNFNPSHLDSEGTGAAMLRWTMPRAHRIGPDGSFTVNTDYFTSIELTSEDPQVVTYTINPKATWTDGTPITWEDIASQINATNGKNPEFAIASAAGSERVGSVTRGVDDRQAVVTFASHYTEWQGFFSGNDMLLPKSMTETPEVFNRGQIDRPGPSAGPFMVESVDRTAQRITLVRNPNWWGEAPLLDRVTYLVLDDAARIPALQNNTIDATAVASLDELTTARNTPGIAIRRTPALQWYHLTFNGAPGSILEDKDLRLAIMKGVDRQAIANVSQRGLVDNPVPLNNHLFVAGQQGYQDNSAVVAFDPEKAKQELDALGWTMNGQFREKDGKQLVIRNVFYDALSTRQIAQVAQNSLAQIGVKMDLVGAPGGTLFTDYVTVGNFDVTQFSWLADASNLCCLTQIYTTGADSNFGKISAPEIDAKANEVLDELDPARANELANEFDQLVWAEGFSLPLFQSAGNVAVRANLANYGPAGLGDLDYTKIGFMK; encoded by the coding sequence ATGACGCTTCGACGCTGCGCCGCCGCGCTGTTCGCGGCCACCCTGTTGGTGGCCGGATGTTCCAGCGAGCCCCAGCAGCCCCCATCGGCAGGCGGCGACGCCGAGGTGGGCACCACCGCGGACATCAATCCACAGGACGTGGCGAACCTGCAGCAGGGCGGCAACCTGCGCCTGGCGCTGGCCGCCATGCCGAACAACTTCAACCCCTCGCACCTCGACAGCGAGGGCACCGGTGCGGCCATGCTGCGCTGGACCATGCCGCGGGCCCACCGGATCGGGCCGGACGGGTCCTTCACCGTCAACACCGACTACTTCACCAGCATCGAACTCACCAGCGAGGACCCGCAGGTGGTGACCTACACCATCAACCCGAAGGCCACCTGGACCGACGGCACCCCCATCACGTGGGAGGACATCGCTTCCCAGATCAATGCCACCAACGGCAAGAACCCGGAGTTCGCCATCGCCAGCGCCGCCGGCAGCGAGCGGGTGGGTTCGGTGACCCGCGGCGTCGACGACCGCCAGGCGGTGGTGACCTTCGCGTCGCACTACACCGAGTGGCAGGGCTTCTTCTCCGGCAACGACATGCTGCTGCCGAAGTCGATGACCGAGACTCCCGAGGTCTTCAACCGCGGCCAGATCGACCGGCCGGGGCCGTCGGCGGGTCCGTTCATGGTGGAGTCGGTGGACCGCACCGCGCAGCGGATCACGTTGGTGCGCAACCCCAACTGGTGGGGCGAGGCTCCGCTGCTGGACCGCGTCACCTACCTGGTGCTCGACGACGCCGCCCGCATCCCGGCACTGCAGAACAACACCATCGACGCCACCGCGGTGGCCAGCCTCGACGAGCTGACCACCGCGCGCAACACCCCGGGCATTGCCATCCGGCGCACGCCCGCGCTGCAGTGGTACCACCTGACCTTCAACGGCGCGCCGGGATCCATTCTGGAAGACAAGGATCTTCGGCTGGCCATCATGAAAGGGGTTGACCGCCAAGCTATCGCGAACGTGAGCCAGCGCGGGCTGGTGGACAATCCGGTGCCGCTGAACAACCACCTGTTCGTGGCGGGCCAGCAGGGCTACCAGGACAACAGCGCGGTGGTCGCCTTCGATCCGGAAAAGGCCAAGCAGGAGCTCGACGCTTTGGGCTGGACCATGAACGGCCAGTTCCGGGAGAAGGACGGCAAACAGCTGGTGATCCGCAACGTGTTCTACGACGCGTTGTCCACCCGTCAGATCGCCCAGGTGGCACAGAACAGCCTGGCCCAGATCGGGGTCAAGATGGACCTGGTGGGCGCGCCCGGCGGCACCCTGTTCACCGACTACGTGACCGTCGGCAACTTCGACGTGACCCAGTTCTCCTGGTTGGCCGACGCTTCCAATCTGTGCTGCCTGACCCAGATCTACACCACCGGCGCCGACAGCAACTTCGGCAAGATCAGCGCCCCCGAAATCGATGCGAAGGCGAACGAGGTGCTCGATGAGTTGGACCCGGCACGCGCCAACGAGCTGGCCAACGAATTCGACCAGCTGGTGTGGGCCGAGGGGTTCAGCCTGCCGCTGTTCCAGTCCGCCGGCAACGTCGCAGTACGGGCCAACCTGGCCAACTACGGCCCGGCCGGCCTCGGCGATCTGGACTACACCAAGATCGGCTTCATGAAGTAG
- a CDS encoding ABC transporter permease, with translation MTRFLTRRLLNYLVLLVLASFFTFTLASLSFEPLDSLLERNPRPPQAVIDAKAAELGLDKPIPLRYLDWAAGAIQGDFGTTVGGQPVADELWRRIGVSLRLLIIGSVAGAVLGVVIGAWSAIRQYRLSDRVITVVALLIISAPTFVVANLLILAALRVNSVLGIQLFDYIGETSPDPVSGWWNQFVDRIQHLVLPSLTLALGAIAGYSRYQRNAMLDVLGQDFIRTARAKGLTRRQALFRHGLRTALIPMATLFAYGVGGLVTGAVFVEQIYGWHGMGEWTIQGINTQDTNIVVAVTLFSGAVVLLSGLLSDILYAVLDPRVRAQ, from the coding sequence ATGACGCGTTTCCTGACGCGCCGCCTGCTCAACTACCTGGTGTTGCTGGTACTGGCCTCGTTCTTCACCTTCACGCTGGCCTCCCTGTCGTTCGAGCCGCTGGACAGCCTGCTGGAACGCAATCCGCGACCACCGCAGGCGGTGATCGACGCCAAAGCCGCCGAACTCGGCCTGGACAAGCCGATCCCGCTGCGTTACCTCGACTGGGCGGCCGGCGCGATCCAGGGCGATTTCGGGACCACCGTCGGCGGACAGCCCGTGGCCGACGAACTGTGGCGGCGCATCGGCGTCAGCCTGCGACTGCTGATCATCGGCTCGGTTGCGGGCGCCGTACTCGGTGTGGTGATCGGCGCGTGGAGCGCCATCCGCCAGTACCGGCTCTCCGATCGCGTCATCACGGTGGTCGCGCTGCTGATCATCAGCGCCCCGACATTTGTCGTCGCCAACCTGCTGATCCTGGCCGCCCTGCGGGTCAACTCGGTGCTGGGCATCCAGCTGTTCGACTACATCGGCGAGACGTCACCGGATCCCGTGTCCGGCTGGTGGAACCAGTTCGTCGACCGCATCCAGCATCTGGTCCTCCCGTCGCTGACGCTGGCGCTGGGGGCGATCGCCGGCTACAGCCGCTACCAGCGCAACGCCATGCTCGACGTGCTGGGGCAAGACTTCATCCGCACCGCCCGCGCCAAGGGCCTGACCCGCAGGCAGGCACTGTTCAGACACGGACTGCGAACCGCACTGATCCCGATGGCGACACTGTTCGCCTACGGTGTCGGGGGGCTGGTCACCGGAGCGGTGTTCGTCGAGCAGATCTACGGCTGGCACGGCATGGGCGAGTGGACCATCCAGGGCATCAACACCCAGGACACCAACATCGTGGTGGCGGTGACGTTGTTCTCGGGAGCGGTGGTGCTGTTGTCGGGCCTGCTGTCGGACATCCTGTACGCGGTCCTCGATCCCCGGGTGCGAGCGCAATGA